A segment of the Anabaena sphaerica FACHB-251 genome:
ACCGCTATGTTTATGAGTTGTTCAATTCGCTTTTGAGACAATAGCATTTTGATTAATATATACTGTTTTATTGGTTGAGATGTGAGTGACTTTTTGCAGTTGTGAATTTATTTGTTTTGGGAAGATTGCAACTGAGTATAGATTTTTTCCAGCAAAACTTGAACTTTAAATGGTTTAAATAAAATATCTTGGTATCTCACGTAATTCTGCCAGTTGGGAATTGTTTCTAAAGCAGATCCCGCCATGAAGATAAAGGGAATATCTGCCGTTTCTAAATCTTGGTGAAGTTTTGTGATAAATTCCCAGCAATTTTCATAGCTATTGAAATAGCGACTTGAATGACCACACAAAATTACATCAGGTTTTTCGAGTTTAGTTAACTCATATCCTTGTTCACAAGATGCCGCAGTAATTGGCATTAATCCATGTAGATGAAGTAATTCTGCTATAAGATTTAATAGCGTAGGTTCAGGTTCAACTATTAGAATCTTGTTCATATTGTTGCTACCATGATTTGCTTTGCAAGGGTTATCTATCCTTTAAGCTACACAAAATTTGTGAATAATTTATGAATGCAAATAA
Coding sequences within it:
- a CDS encoding response regulator; this encodes MNKILIVEPEPTLLNLIAELLHLHGLMPITAASCEQGYELTKLEKPDVILCGHSSRYFNSYENCWEFITKLHQDLETADIPFIFMAGSALETIPNWQNYVRYQDILFKPFKVQVLLEKIYTQLQSSQNK